The following proteins come from a genomic window of Streptococcus pneumoniae:
- the comGE gene encoding competence type IV pilus minor pilin ComGE, whose amino-acid sequence MEKLNALRKQKIRAVILLEAVVALAIFASIATLLLGQIQKNRQEEAKILQKEEVLRVAKMALQTGQNQVSINGVEIQVFSSEKGLEVYHGSEQLLAIKEP is encoded by the coding sequence ATGGAAAAATTAAACGCATTAAGGAAACAAAAAATTAGGGCAGTGATTTTACTGGAAGCAGTAGTCGCTCTAGCTATCTTTGCCAGCATTGCGACCCTCCTTTTGGGACAAATTCAAAAAAATAGGCAAGAGGAAGCAAAAATCTTGCAAAAGGAAGAAGTCTTGAGGGTAGCTAAGATGGCCTTGCAGACGGGGCAAAATCAGGTAAGCATCAACGGAGTTGAGATTCAGGTATTTTCTAGTGAAAAAGGATTGGAGGTCTACCATGGTTCAGAACAGTTGTTGGCAATCAAAGAGCCATAA
- the comGG gene encoding competence type IV pilus minor pilin ComGG — MWKKKKVKAGVLLYAVTMAAIFSLLLQFYLNRQVAHYQDYALNKEKLVAFAMAKRTKDKAEQESGEQVFNLGQVSYQNKKTSLVTTVRTSKSQYEFLFPSVKIKEEKRDKKEEVATDSSEKVEKKKSEEKPEKKENS, encoded by the coding sequence GTGTGGAAAAAGAAGAAAGTTAAGGCAGGTGTTCTCCTCTATGCAGTCACCATGGCAGCTATCTTTAGTCTTTTGTTGCAATTTTACTTGAACCGACAAGTCGCCCACTATCAAGACTATGCTTTGAATAAAGAAAAATTGGTTGCTTTTGCCATGGCTAAACGAACCAAGGATAAAGCCGAGCAAGAAAGTGGGGAACAGGTCTTTAATCTAGGTCAGGTAAGCTATCAAAACAAGAAAACAAGCTTGGTGACGACTGTTCGTACGTCTAAGAGCCAATATGAGTTTCTGTTTCCTTCAGTCAAAATCAAAGAAGAGAAAAGAGATAAAAAGGAAGAGGTAGCGACCGATTCAAGCGAAAAAGTGGAGAAGAAAAAATCAGAAGAGAAGCCTGAAAAGAAAGAGAATTCCTAG
- a CDS encoding PTS sugar transporter subunit IIB, with protein MVKVLAACGNGMGSSMVIKMKVENALRKLNQTDFTVNSCSVGEAKGLAVGYDIVIASLHLIQELEGRTNGKLIGLDNLMDDKEITEKLSQALQ; from the coding sequence ATGGTTAAAGTATTAGCAGCGTGCGGAAATGGAATGGGTTCATCAATGGTTATCAAGATGAAGGTTGAAAATGCTCTCCGTAAGCTTAATCAAACAGATTTTACAGTCAATTCATGCAGTGTCGGTGAAGCTAAAGGTTTAGCAGTAGGATATGACATCGTAATCGCTTCTCTTCATTTGATTCAAGAATTGGAAGGGCGAACTAATGGGAAGTTAATTGGTCTTGATAACTTGATGGATGATAAAGAAATCACCGAAAAACTCAGTCAAGCACTACAGTAA
- a CDS encoding acetate kinase — MTKTIAINAGSSSLKWQLYLMPEEKVLAKGLIERIGLKDSISTVKFDGRSEQQILDIENHTQAVKILLDDLIRFDIIKAYDEITGVGHRVVAGGEYFKESTVVEGDVLEKVEELSLLAPLHNPANAAGVRAFKELLPDITSVVVFDTSFHTSMPEKAYRYPLPTKYYTENKVRKYGAHGTSHQFVAGEAAKLLGRPLEDLKLITCHIGNGGSITAVKAGKSVDTSMGFTPLGGIMMGTRTGDIDPAIIPYLMQYTEDFNTPEDISRVLNRESGLLGVSANSSDMRDIEAAVAEGNHEASLAYEMYVDRIQKHIGQYLAVLNGADAIVFTAGVGENAESFRRDVISGISWFGCDVDDEKNVFGVTGDISTEAAKIRVLVIPTDEELVIARDVERLKK, encoded by the coding sequence ATGACAAAAACAATTGCAATCAATGCAGGAAGTTCAAGTTTGAAATGGCAATTATACTTAATGCCAGAAGAAAAAGTATTGGCGAAAGGTTTGATTGAACGTATCGGTTTGAAAGATTCAATTTCAACTGTAAAATTTGACGGCCGTTCTGAACAACAAATTTTGGATATTGAAAATCATACACAAGCTGTTAAAATTTTATTGGATGACTTGATTCGTTTCGATATTATCAAGGCTTATGACGAGATTACAGGTGTTGGACATCGTGTTGTTGCTGGTGGAGAATATTTCAAAGAATCAACAGTTGTTGAGGGAGATGTTTTAGAAAAAGTTGAAGAGTTGAGTTTGTTGGCTCCTCTACACAACCCGGCAAATGCAGCAGGTGTTCGTGCCTTCAAGGAATTGTTGCCAGACATTACCAGTGTAGTTGTTTTTGATACTTCCTTCCACACAAGTATGCCAGAGAAAGCTTATCGCTACCCTCTACCAACAAAATATTACACAGAAAACAAGGTTCGTAAATACGGTGCTCATGGTACAAGTCACCAGTTTGTAGCAGGAGAAGCTGCAAAACTCTTGGGACGTCCATTAGAAGACTTGAAGTTAATTACCTGTCATATTGGTAACGGAGGCTCAATTACAGCTGTGAAAGCCGGCAAATCTGTAGACACTTCTATGGGGTTCACTCCTCTTGGTGGTATTATGATGGGAACGCGTACAGGGGATATTGATCCAGCTATCATTCCTTATTTAATGCAATATACAGAGGATTTTAACACACCAGAAGATATCAGTCGTGTTCTTAACCGTGAATCAGGTCTTTTGGGAGTTTCTGCTAATTCTAGCGATATGCGCGATATAGAAGCAGCTGTAGCAGAAGGGAATCACGAGGCTAGCTTGGCTTATGAAATGTATGTTGACCGTATCCAAAAACATATCGGTCAGTACCTTGCAGTGCTAAATGGAGCAGATGCCATTGTTTTCACAGCAGGTGTCGGTGAAAATGCAGAGAGTTTCCGTCGTGATGTAATCTCAGGGATTTCGTGGTTTGGTTGTGATGTTGATGATGAAAAGAATGTCTTTGGCGTTACAGGAGACATCTCAACAGAGGCAGCTAAAATCCGTGTCTTGGTTATTCCAACAGATGAAGAATTAGTCATTGCCCGTGACGTTGAACGCTTGAAAAAATAA
- the comGC gene encoding comG operon protein ComGC: protein MKKMMTFLKKAKVKAFTLVEMLVVLLIISVLFLLFVPNLTKQKEAVNDKGKAAVVKVVESQAELYSLEKNEDASLSKLKDDGRITEEQVKAYKEYNDKNVGANRKVND from the coding sequence ATGAAAAAAATGATGACATTCTTGAAAAAAGCTAAGGTTAAAGCTTTTACATTGGTGGAGATGTTGGTGGTCTTGCTGATTATCAGCGTGCTTTTCTTGCTCTTTGTACCTAATCTGACCAAGCAAAAAGAAGCAGTCAATGACAAAGGAAAAGCAGCTGTTGTTAAGGTGGTGGAAAGCCAGGCAGAACTTTATAGCTTGGAAAAGAATGAAGATGCTAGCCTAAGCAAGTTAAAAGACGATGGGCGAATCACGGAAGAACAGGTTAAAGCTTATAAAGAATACAATGATAAAAATGTAGGAGCAAATCGTAAAGTCAATGATTAA
- the rnpA gene encoding ribonuclease P protein component → MKKNFRVKREKDFKAIFKEGTSFANRKFVVYQLENQKNHFRVGLSVSKKLGNAVTRNQIKRRIRHIIQNAKGSLVEDVDFVVIARKGVETLGYAEMEKNLLHVLKLSKIYREGNGSEKETKVD, encoded by the coding sequence TTGAAGAAAAACTTTCGTGTAAAAAGAGAGAAAGATTTTAAGGCGATTTTCAAGGAGGGGACAAGTTTTGCTAATCGCAAATTTGTGGTCTACCAATTAGAAAACCAGAAAAACCATTTTCGAGTAGGTCTATCAGTTAGCAAAAAACTGGGGAATGCCGTCACTAGAAATCAAATTAAGCGACGGATTCGGCATATTATCCAGAATGCAAAAGGGAGTCTGGTAGAAGATGTCGACTTTGTTGTCATTGCTCGAAAAGGAGTCGAAACCTTGGGATACGCAGAGATGGAGAAAAATCTACTCCATGTATTAAAATTATCAAAGATTTACCGGGAAGGAAATGGGAGTGAAAAAGAAACTAAAGTTGACTAG
- the jag gene encoding RNA-binding cell elongation regulator Jag/EloR: MVVFTGSTVEEAIQKGLKELDIPRMKAHIKVISREKKGFLGLFGKKPAQVDIEAISETTVVKANQQVVKGVPKKINDLNEPVKTVSEETVDLGHVVDAIKKIEEEGQGISDEVKAEILKHERHASTILEETGHIEILNELQIEEAMREEAGADDLETEQDQTENQDLKEMGLKVEQSYDIAQVATDVTAYVQAIVDDMDVEATLSNDYNRRSINLQIDTNEPGRIIGYHGKVLKALQLLAQNYLYNRYSRTFYVTINVNDYVEHRAEVLQTYAQKLATRVLEEGRSHKTDPMSNSERKIIHRIISRMDGVTSYSEGDEPNRYVVVDTEYVKSGLS, from the coding sequence ATGGTAGTATTTACAGGTTCAACTGTTGAAGAAGCAATCCAGAAAGGATTGAAAGAATTAGATATTCCAAGAATGAAGGCTCATATCAAAGTCATTTCTAGGGAGAAAAAAGGCTTTCTTGGTCTATTTGGTAAAAAACCAGCCCAAGTGGATATTGAAGCGATTAGTGAAACGACTGTTGTCAAAGCAAATCAACAGGTAGTAAAAGGCGTTCCGAAAAAAATCAATGATTTGAACGAGCCTGTGAAGACGGTTAGTGAAGAAACCGTTGACCTTGGTCATGTGGTTGATGCTATTAAAAAAATAGAGGAAGAAGGTCAAGGTATTTCTGATGAAGTCAAGGCTGAAATCTTAAAACATGAAAGACATGCCAGCACTATCTTAGAAGAAACTGGTCACATTGAGATTTTAAATGAACTTCAAATCGAGGAAGCGATGAGGGAAGAAGCAGGCGCTGATGACCTTGAAACTGAGCAAGATCAAACTGAAAATCAAGACTTGAAAGAGATGGGCTTGAAGGTCGAGCAAAGTTATGATATTGCCCAGGTGGCTACGGATGTGACTGCCTATGTTCAAGCGATTGTGGATGACATGGATGTTGAAGCTACACTTTCAAATGATTATAACCGTCGTAGCATCAATCTACAAATTGACACCAACGAACCAGGTCGTATTATCGGCTACCATGGTAAAGTCTTGAAGGCCTTGCAACTGTTGGCTCAAAATTATCTTTACAACCGCTATTCCAGAACCTTCTACGTTACAATCAATGTCAATGATTATGTCGAACACCGTGCAGAAGTCTTGCAGACCTATGCGCAAAAATTGGCGACTCGTGTTTTGGAAGAAGGGCGCAGTCATAAAACAGATCCAATGTCAAATAGCGAACGCAAGATTATCCATCGTATTATTTCACGTATGGATGGCGTGACTAGTTACTCTGAAGGTGATGAGCCAAATCGCTATGTTGTTGTAGATACAGAATACGTAAAATCAGGTTTATCCTGA
- a CDS encoding PTS ascorbate transporter subunit IIC, whose translation MEVVSSVLNWFSSNILQNPAFFVGLLVLIGYALLKKPAHDVFSGFVKATVGYMLLNVGAGGLVTTFRPILAALNYKFQIGAAVIDPYFGLAAANNKIAAEFPDFVGTATTALLIGFGINILLVALRKITKVRTLFITGHIMVQQAATVSLMVLFLVPQLRNAYGTAAIGIICGLYWAVSSNMTVEATQRLTGGGGFAIGHQQQFAIWFVDKVAGRFGKKEESLDNLKLPKFLSIFHDTVVASATLMLVFFGAILLILGPDIMSNKEVITSGTLFNPAKQDFFMYIIQTAFTFSVYLFVLMQGVRMFVSELTNAFQGISNKLLPGSFPAVDVAASYGFGSPNAVLSGFTFGLIGQLITIVLLIVFKNPILIITGFVPVFFDNAAIAVYADKRGGWKAAVILSFISGVLQVALGALCVALLDLASYGGYHGNIDFEFPWLGFGYIFKYLGIVGYVLVCLFLLVIPQLQFAKAKDKEKYYNGEVQEEA comes from the coding sequence ATGGAAGTCGTTTCAAGTGTTCTAAATTGGTTTTCTAGCAATATTTTGCAGAATCCCGCATTTTTCGTAGGTTTATTGGTGTTGATAGGATATGCACTTTTGAAAAAACCTGCCCATGACGTTTTTTCAGGGTTTGTTAAAGCAACAGTAGGGTATATGTTGCTTAACGTGGGTGCTGGTGGTTTGGTTACAACCTTTCGTCCAATCTTAGCAGCTCTTAACTACAAATTCCAAATTGGTGCAGCGGTTATCGACCCTTACTTTGGACTTGCTGCAGCAAACAACAAAATTGCAGCAGAGTTTCCAGATTTTGTTGGAACTGCAACTACAGCTCTATTGATTGGTTTTGGAATAAATATCTTGCTCGTAGCTCTTCGAAAGATTACGAAGGTAAGAACCCTCTTTATTACTGGTCACATCATGGTACAACAAGCTGCAACAGTATCTCTTATGGTTCTATTCTTAGTACCACAATTGCGCAATGCTTACGGTACAGCAGCGATTGGTATCATCTGTGGACTTTACTGGGCAGTTAGTTCAAATATGACTGTTGAGGCAACTCAACGCTTGACTGGTGGTGGCGGATTTGCGATTGGTCACCAACAGCAATTTGCAATCTGGTTTGTAGATAAAGTAGCAGGACGCTTTGGTAAGAAAGAAGAAAGTTTAGACAATCTTAAATTACCTAAGTTCCTCTCAATCTTCCACGATACAGTTGTTGCATCTGCTACCTTGATGCTCGTATTCTTCGGAGCCATTCTTTTAATCTTGGGTCCAGACATTATGTCTAATAAAGAAGTCATCACTTCAGGAACTCTATTCAATCCTGCTAAACAAGATTTCTTTATGTACATTATCCAAACAGCCTTTACCTTCTCAGTTTACTTGTTCGTTTTGATGCAAGGTGTCCGAATGTTCGTATCTGAGTTGACAAACGCCTTCCAAGGTATTTCAAACAAATTGTTGCCAGGTTCATTCCCAGCGGTTGACGTTGCAGCTTCTTATGGATTTGGTTCTCCAAATGCTGTCTTGTCAGGATTTACCTTTGGTTTGATTGGTCAATTGATTACAATTGTCTTGCTCATCGTCTTTAAAAATCCGATTCTTATTATTACAGGATTTGTACCAGTGTTCTTTGACAATGCAGCCATTGCGGTCTACGCTGATAAACGCGGCGGATGGAAAGCGGCTGTTATCCTTTCCTTTATATCAGGTGTCCTTCAAGTTGCTCTAGGAGCTCTTTGTGTGGCCCTTCTCGATTTGGCATCTTATGGTGGCTACCATGGAAATATCGACTTTGAATTCCCATGGCTTGGATTTGGATATATCTTCAAATACCTTGGTATTGTTGGTTATGTACTTGTGTGTCTCTTCTTGCTTGTTATTCCTCAACTTCAATTTGCCAAAGCAAAAGATAAAGAGAAATATTACAACGGTGAAGTTCAAGAAGAAGCTTAG
- a CDS encoding DUF1033 family protein has translation MYRVIEMYGDFEPWWFLEGWEEDIVASRKFDQYYDALKYYKTCWFRLEQESPLYKSRSDLMTIFWDPEDQRWCDECDEYLQQYHSLALLQDEQVIPDEKLRSGYEKQTSQERNRSCRMKLK, from the coding sequence ATGTATCGTGTTATAGAAATGTACGGAGATTTTGAACCGTGGTGGTTCTTAGAAGGTTGGGAAGAAGATATTGTAGCAAGTAGAAAATTTGACCAGTATTATGATGCTCTCAAATACTACAAAACTTGCTGGTTTAGATTGGAACAAGAATCCCCTCTTTATAAAAGTAGAAGCGACTTGATGACCATTTTTTGGGACCCGGAAGACCAACGCTGGTGTGATGAATGTGATGAGTATTTACAACAATACCATTCTTTGGCTCTTTTGCAGGATGAGCAGGTTATCCCAGACGAAAAACTACGCTCAGGCTATGAAAAACAAACCAGTCAGGAAAGGAATCGTTCTTGCCGTATGAAATTAAAATAG
- the comGA gene encoding competence type IV pilus ATPase ComGA — translation MVQEIAQEIIRSARKKGTQDIYFVPKLDAYELHMRVGDERCKIGSYDFEKFAAVISHFKFVAGMNVGEKRRSQLGSCDYAYDQKMASLRLSTVGDYRGHESLVIRLLHDEEQDLHFWFQDIEELGKQYRQRGLYLFAGPVGSGKTTLMHELSKSLFKGQQVMSIEDPVEIKQDDMLQLQLNEAIGLTYENLIKLSLRHRPDLLIIGEIRDSETARAVVRASLTGATVFSTIHAKSIRGVYERLLELGVSEEELAVVLQGVCYQRLIGGGGIVDFANRDYQEHQAAKWNEQIDQLLKDGHITSLQAETEKISYS, via the coding sequence ATGGTTCAAGAAATTGCACAAGAAATCATTCGTTCAGCTCGGAAAAAAGGGACGCAGGATATTTATTTTGTCCCTAAGTTAGACGCCTATGAGCTTCATATGAGGGTAGGAGACGAGCGCTGTAAAATTGGTAGCTATGATTTTGAAAAGTTTGCAGCCGTTATCAGTCACTTTAAGTTTGTGGCGGGTATGAATGTGGGAGAAAAAAGACGTAGTCAACTGGGTTCCTGTGATTATGCCTATGACCAGAAGATGGCGTCTCTACGTTTATCTACTGTAGGCGATTATCGGGGACATGAGAGTTTGGTTATCCGTTTGTTGCACGATGAGGAGCAGGACTTGCATTTTTGGTTTCAGGATATTGAAGAATTAGGCAAGCAGTACAGGCAACGGGGACTCTATCTTTTTGCTGGCCCGGTTGGGAGTGGTAAGACGACCTTGATGCATGAATTGTCCAAGTCACTCTTTAAAGGACAGCAAGTTATGTCCATCGAAGATCCTGTCGAAATCAAGCAGGACGACATGCTTCAGTTGCAGTTGAACGAAGCAATCGGCCTAACCTATGAAAATCTAATCAAACTTTCCTTGCGTCATCGACCAGATCTCTTGATTATCGGAGAAATTCGTGACAGCGAGACGGCGCGTGCAGTGGTCAGAGCTAGTTTGACAGGTGCGACAGTCTTTTCAACCATTCACGCCAAGAGTATCCGAGGTGTTTATGAGCGTCTGCTGGAGTTGGGTGTGAGTGAAGAAGAATTGGCAGTTGTTCTGCAAGGAGTCTGCTACCAGAGATTAATCGGGGGAGGAGGAATCGTTGACTTTGCAAACAGAGATTATCAAGAACACCAAGCAGCCAAGTGGAATGAGCAAATTGACCAGCTTCTTAAAGATGGACATATCACAAGTCTTCAGGCTGAGACGGAAAAAATTAGCTACAGCTAA
- the comGB gene encoding competence type IV pilus assembly protein ComGB produces MDISQVFRLRRKKLATAKQKNIITLFNNLFSSGFHLVETISFLDRSALLDKQCVIQMRVGLSQGKSFSEMMESLGCSSAIVTQLSLAEVHGNLHLSLGKIEEYLDNLAKVKKKLIEVATYPLILLFFLLLIMLGLRNYLLPQLDSSNIATRIIGNLPQIFLGMAGLVSVLALLALTFYKRSSKMNVFSILARLPFIGIFVQTYLTAYYAREWGNMISQGMELTQIFQMMQEQGSQLFKEIGQDLAQTLKNGREFSQTIGTYPFFRKELSLIIEYGEVKSKLGSELEIYAEKTWEAFFTRVNRTMNLVQPLVFIFVALIIVLLYAAMLMPMYQNMEVNF; encoded by the coding sequence ATGGACATATCACAAGTCTTCAGGCTGAGACGGAAAAAATTAGCTACAGCTAAGCAAAAAAATATCATCACCCTATTTAACAATCTCTTTTCTAGCGGTTTTCATCTGGTGGAGACTATCTCCTTTTTAGATAGGAGTGCTTTGTTGGACAAGCAGTGTGTGATCCAGATGCGTGTGGGCTTGTCTCAGGGGAAATCATTCTCAGAAATGATGGAAAGTTTGGGATGTTCAAGTGCTATTGTCACTCAGTTATCCCTAGCTGAAGTTCATGGCAATCTCCACCTGAGTTTGGGAAAGATAGAAGAATATCTGGACAATCTGGCCAAGGTCAAGAAAAAATTGATTGAAGTAGCGACCTATCCCTTGATTTTGCTGTTTTTTCTTCTCTTAATCATGCTGGGGCTACGGAATTACCTGCTCCCACAACTGGATAGTAGCAATATTGCCACCCGAATTATCGGTAATCTGCCCCAAATTTTTCTAGGCATGGCAGGGCTTGTTTCCGTGCTTGCCCTTTTAGCACTAACTTTTTATAAAAGAAGTTCTAAGATGAATGTCTTTTCTATCTTAGCACGCCTTCCCTTTATTGGAATCTTTGTGCAGACCTATTTGACAGCCTATTATGCACGTGAATGGGGGAATATGATTTCACAGGGAATGGAGTTGACGCAGATTTTTCAAATGATGCAGGAACAAGGTTCCCAGCTCTTTAAAGAAATCGGTCAAGATCTGGCTCAAACCCTGAAAAATGGCCGTGAATTTTCTCAGACGATAGGAACCTATCCTTTCTTTAGGAAGGAATTGAGTCTCATCATAGAGTATGGGGAAGTTAAGTCCAAGCTGGGTAGTGAGTTGGAAATCTATGCTGAAAAAACTTGGGAAGCCTTTTTTACCCGAGTCAACCGCACCATGAATTTGGTGCAGCCACTGGTTTTTATCTTTGTGGCACTGATTATCGTTTTACTTTATGCGGCAATGCTCATGCCCATGTATCAAAATATGGAGGTAAATTTTTAA
- the comGF gene encoding competence type IV pilus minor pilin ComGF — protein sequence MVQNSCWQSKSHKVKAFTLLESLLALIVISGGLLLFQAMSQLLISEVRYQQQSEQKEWLLFVDQLEVELDRSQFEKVEGNRLYMKQDGKDIAIGKSKSDDFRKTDASGRGYQPMVYGLKSAQITEDNQLVHFRFQFQKGLEREFIYRVEKEES from the coding sequence ATGGTTCAGAACAGTTGTTGGCAATCAAAGAGCCATAAGGTCAAGGCTTTTACCTTGTTAGAATCCCTGCTTGCCCTCATTGTCATCAGTGGGGGATTACTCCTTTTTCAAGCTATGAGTCAGCTCCTCATTTCAGAAGTTCGCTACCAGCAACAAAGCGAGCAAAAGGAGTGGCTCTTGTTTGTGGACCAACTTGAGGTAGAATTAGACCGTTCGCAGTTCGAAAAAGTAGAAGGCAATCGCCTATACATGAAGCAAGATGGCAAGGACATCGCCATCGGTAAGTCAAAGTCAGACGATTTTCGTAAAACCGATGCTAGTGGACGGGGGTATCAGCCTATGGTTTATGGCCTCAAATCAGCTCAGATTACAGAGGACAATCAACTGGTTCATTTTCGTTTCCAGTTTCAAAAAGGCTTAGAAAGGGAGTTCATCTATCGTGTGGAAAAAGAAGAAAGTTAA
- the comGD gene encoding competence type IV pilus minor pilin ComGD: MIKAFTMLESLLVLGLVSILALGLSGSVQSTFAAVEEQIFFMEFEELYRETQKRSVASQQKTSLNLDGQTISNGSQKLPVPKGIQVPSGQSITFDRAGGNSSLAKVEFQTSKGAIRYQLYLGNGKIKRIKETKN; this comes from the coding sequence ATGATTAAGGCCTTTACCATGCTGGAAAGTCTCTTGGTTTTGGGTCTTGTGAGTATCCTTGCCTTGGGCTTGTCCGGCTCTGTTCAGTCCACTTTTGCGGCAGTAGAGGAACAGATTTTCTTTATGGAATTTGAAGAACTCTATCGGGAAACCCAAAAACGCAGTGTAGCCAGTCAGCAAAAGACTAGTCTGAACTTAGATGGGCAGACGATTAGCAATGGCAGTCAAAAGTTGCCAGTCCCTAAAGGAATTCAGGTCCCATCAGGCCAAAGTATTACATTTGACCGTGCTGGGGGCAATTCGTCCCTGGCTAAGGTTGAATTTCAGACCAGTAAAGGAGCGATTCGCTATCAATTATATCTAGGAAATGGAAAAATTAAACGCATTAAGGAAACAAAAAATTAG
- a CDS encoding membrane protein insertase YidC, giving the protein MKKKLKLTSLLGLSLLIMTACATNGVTSDITAESADFWSKLVYFFAEIIRFLSFDISIGVGIILFTVLIRTVLLPVFQVQMVASRKMQEAQPRIKALREQYPGRDMESRTKLEQEMRKVFKEMGVRQSDSLWPILIQMPVILALFQALSRVDFLKTGHFLWINLGSVDTTLVLPILAAVFTFLSTWLSNKALSERNGATTAMMYGIPVLIFIFAVYAPGGVALYWTVSNAYQVLQTYFLNNPFKIIAEREAVVQAQKDLENRKRKAKKKAQKTK; this is encoded by the coding sequence GTGAAAAAGAAACTAAAGTTGACTAGTTTGCTAGGACTGTCTCTGTTAATCATGACAGCCTGTGCGACTAATGGGGTAACTAGCGATATTACAGCCGAATCGGCTGATTTTTGGAGTAAATTGGTTTACTTCTTTGCGGAAATCATTCGCTTTTTATCGTTTGATATTAGTATCGGAGTGGGGATTATTCTCTTTACGGTCTTGATTCGTACAGTCCTCTTGCCAGTCTTTCAGGTGCAAATGGTGGCTTCTAGGAAAATGCAGGAAGCTCAGCCACGCATTAAGGCGCTTCGAGAACAATATCCAGGTCGAGATATGGAAAGCAGAACCAAACTAGAGCAGGAAATGCGTAAAGTATTTAAAGAAATGGGTGTCAGACAGTCAGACTCTCTTTGGCCGATTTTGATTCAGATGCCGGTTATTTTGGCCCTGTTCCAAGCCCTATCAAGAGTTGACTTTTTAAAGACAGGTCATTTCTTATGGATTAACCTTGGTAGTGTGGATACAACCCTTGTTCTTCCGATTTTAGCAGCAGTATTCACCTTTTTAAGTACTTGGTTGTCCAACAAAGCTTTGTCTGAGCGAAATGGCGCTACGACTGCGATGATGTATGGGATTCCAGTCTTGATTTTTATCTTTGCAGTTTATGCGCCAGGTGGAGTCGCCCTATACTGGACAGTGTCTAATGCTTATCAAGTCTTGCAAACCTATTTCTTGAATAATCCATTCAAGATTATCGCAGAGCGCGAGGCCGTAGTACAGGCACAAAAAGATTTGGAAAATAGAAAAAGAAAAGCCAAGAAAAAGGCTCAGAAAACGAAATAA
- a CDS encoding class I SAM-dependent methyltransferase encodes MDFEKIEQAYTYLLENVQVIQSDLATNFYDALVEQNSIYLDGETELNQVKDNNQALKRLALRKEEWLKTYQFLLMKAGQTEPLQANHQFTPDAIALLLVFIVEELFKEEEITILEMGSGMGILGATFLTSLTKKVDYLGMEVDDLLIDLAASMADVIGLQAGFVQGDAVRPQMLKESDVVISDLPVGYYPDDAVASRHQVASSQEHTYAHHLLMEQGLKYLKSDGYAIFLAPSDLLTSPQSNLLKVWLKEEASLVAMISLPENLFANAKQSKTIFILQKKSEIAVEPFVYPLASLQDASVLMKFKENFQKWTQGTEI; translated from the coding sequence ATGGATTTTGAAAAAATTGAACAAGCTTATACCTATTTACTAGAGAATGTCCAAGTCATCCAAAGTGATTTGGCGACCAACTTTTATGACGCCTTGGTGGAGCAAAACAGCATCTATCTGGATGGTGAAACTGAGCTAAACCAGGTCAAAGACAACAATCAGGCCCTTAAGCGTTTAGCACTACGCAAAGAAGAATGGCTCAAGACCTACCAGTTTCTCTTGATGAAGGCTGGGCAAACAGAACCCTTGCAGGCCAATCACCAGTTTACACCGGATGCTATTGCTTTACTTTTGGTGTTTATTGTGGAAGAGCTGTTTAAAGAGGAGGAAATTACTATCCTCGAAATGGGTTCTGGGATGGGAATTTTGGGCGCTACTTTCTTGACCTCGCTTACTAAAAAGGTGGATTATTTGGGAATGGAAGTGGATGATTTGCTGATTGATTTGGCAGCTAGCATGGCAGATGTAATTGGTTTGCAGGCTGGCTTTGTCCAAGGAGATGCCGTTCGTCCACAAATGCTCAAAGAAAGTGATGTGGTCATCAGCGACTTGCCTGTTGGCTATTATCCTGATGATGCCGTTGCGTCGCGCCATCAAGTTGCTTCTAGTCAAGAACATACTTACGCCCATCACTTGCTCATGGAACAAGGACTTAAGTACCTCAAGTCAGACGGATACGCTATTTTTCTAGCTCCGAGTGATTTGTTGACCAGTCCTCAAAGTAATTTGTTGAAAGTCTGGTTGAAAGAGGAGGCAAGTCTGGTTGCTATGATTAGTTTACCTGAAAATCTCTTTGCTAATGCTAAACAATCTAAGACTATTTTTATCCTACAGAAGAAAAGTGAAATAGCAGTAGAGCCTTTTGTTTATCCACTTGCTAGCTTGCAAGATGCAAGTGTTTTAATGAAATTTAAAGAAAATTTTCAAAAATGGACTCAAGGTACTGAAATATAA